One part of the Lytechinus pictus isolate F3 Inbred chromosome 3, Lp3.0, whole genome shotgun sequence genome encodes these proteins:
- the LOC129256915 gene encoding histone-lysine N-methyltransferase SETMAR-like, which produces MEGFSIFAGPESQGLSDHEFNSDFEYIQSNVRGHGQMGTDPQEIEYCGCSCQVPSCGPSCPCLKRYGPNYTLSGKLLQSENRLPDQASRDPSFTSSKPIFECNASCKCGENCVNRLVQRGTHHKMEVFKTRYKGWGVRVLEPIEENEFVCEYVGEVLTKEEAKARMTNLRKDDMNYLFVLRENFEEHSRIETFIDARLKGNIARFINHSCEPNLFLVVVRVHNEVPRVAMFARRDITFGEELSYKYCWNVDIPCDSVNGETTGQNTELSSKHCMCESHSCLKYLPRDLSIY; this is translated from the exons ATGGAGGGTTTTTCTATCTTTGCTGGGCCTGAATCACAGGGTTTGTCCGACCATGAATTCAATTCTGATTTTGAG TATATACAGTCAAATGTACGTGGTCATGGACAGATGGGAACAGATCCCCAAGAAATAGAGTACTGTGGATGTTCCTGTCAAGTTCCATCCTGTGGGCCATCATGTCCTTGTCTCAAGCGTTATGGACCAAACTACACTTTATCTGGGAAGCTGCTTCAAAGTGAGAACAGACTACCTGATCAAGCTTCACGTGATCCATCATTTACATCCTCAAAACCAATATTTGAATGCAATGCATCTTGTAAGTGTGGTGAGAATTGTGTTAATCGCTTGGTCCAACGTGGCACCCATCACAAAATGGAAGTCTTTAAAACTCGTTACAAGGGTTGGGGTGTCCGTGTTTTAGAACCAATAGAAGAAAATGAGTTTGTGTGCGAGTATGTTGGAGAAGTGTTGACAAAAGAGGAAGCAAAGGCAAGGATGACAAATCTGAGAAAGGATGACATGAACTATTTATTTGTTCTCAGGGAAAACTTTGAGGAACACAGCAGAATAGAAACTTTTATTGATGCACGGCTGAAAGGTAATATAGCAAGGTTTATCAATCATTCTTGTGAACCTAATTTATTCTTGGTTGTTGTCCGTGTCCATAATGAAGTTCCCAGAGTGGCCATGTTTGCAAGGAGAGACATCACGTTTGGTGAAGAATTGAGTTATAAATACTGTTGGAATGTAGATATACCATGTGATTCAGTGAATGGGGAGACAACTGGTCAAAATACAGAACTATCTTCAAAGCATTGCATGTGTGAAAGTCATTCTTGCCTGAAATATCTCCCTCGTGATTTGTCAATATACTGA